TTTGCCTGGAGTGTTCATTTCTGTCATACTGGGCTATTTTCGTTTTTCTGTCCACCTAAATGTATCTGTTCTGGCTGTTTTCATCCTATTTCTGATCTGTCTTACGATGATCAGTCTTGGATTTGCCATTGCCTATACTTTTTCTCCCAATATTGTCACGCTGATGTCTCAGTTGATTCTCATGATTGGTTTGATGTTTTCACCAATCATGTACCCAGCAAGTCGTCTTCCAGATTGGATAAACCATCTCTATCATGTTCTTCCATTTGTCCCTTCTGTCAAACTCCTACGAGCTTGTGTCTATAGTCATGGTCACGTCTCATTTTTTGACTTCACTATTCTGATTATCTGGATTTTGCTAACACAGTTACTGATCTTGAGAGTTCTTTATAAGGAAAAATAAAGGAAGGAGGATCTATGTTTTTCATCATTAAAACAGTGTTCTCTTTAAAAGGAGTTCAATTGAAAAGATTTATACATGTTTCCCCATAACAAAAATCAACATCTGCGTTCAGATGTTGATTTTTTTAATATATCCGCTAATCCCTTTGTATCTTATTTGAAATACCAGTGGTGTTTGAGACTGGCAAAAATCGCCTTGCTGGTGATCGTGATGATGACCAGTTTGATGAGGTCGGCAAGGATAAAGGGAGCAACGACCAAAGTAAATGCTTTTTGGAGATCGGTATGCGTGACCAGCATAAAGCCGATAGCTCCTGACACAAAGAGGAGAGCACTACTGAGGAGATTGGCCAAAAAGATAGTGAAAATGCTGGATTTAGCATTGGTAAATAGAGACGTGATCCATGCTCGGAATGGGAAGAAGAGGAGGAAACCAGCAGTAGGACCAAGGAAATGTGAAGCACCACCAGCACCTCCGGCAAATACTGGAAAACCTAAGAAGCCTAAAAGCAGGTAAAGACAGACTGTGACAAAGGCATGGCTGGGTTTATAGATGGTCCCGATGATCCCGATCATGAGTGTCTGTAGGGTCAAAGGAATTGGACCAAATGGAATGGTGAATTGAGATAGGACGGAGATCATGGCCACTCCAATGGAGATGAGAACTAAGGGAAAGATTTTCTTCATAACAGTTAACCTCGTATTTATTTTATGGTAACTATTCTACAATAAGGGGCTCAACCTGTCAATAGCCCACACTTGTTTTAGGATTTTTTAAGTAAAAATTTAGGCAGGCTTAAGACTCCTGAAGTATAATCGCTTTACTAAAGGATCGAGCTCCCTTTAAATTTTTAAAAGACAAGTGCTTGTACAAAAAGATAAAAGGTAAAAAGATGAATCAAAAAGAAACAAAACAAGTAGTCGAAACGCAAGAATCCAAAGAAAAAATGGTTGTCCTAAAACGAAGTCCTAAGTGGTGGATTGGCATGGCAGCAGTTGGTGGATTGTTAGTTGGTGCTGGAAGCGGCTTTGGTGTCGGTGTCATCGCCTCTCAATCCTCCAATAACCAACAATTTTCTCAACCGGTCCAAACGGGTCAGAACCAAGGATCCAATCAGCAACAAAATAGTCAAAATAGCCATGTTTCACAAGGAAACCAGCAAAATGGTGGCCCACAGGATGGCGGTCCTCAAAGCGGTGGTCCACAAGGTGGTGGCCAAGGACAAGGCGGCCCACAAGGTGGCGGTCCGGGTCAAATGCCACAAGAAGGCAATGGTGGCCCACAAGGGAATGATCCAGATAATGGCATGAACCAATCTGGCGGACAAGAAGGGAACCAGGGGTTCTCTAAAAAGTCCAATAAGAAGAATTCAAAAAATAAAAACAAGACGAGTGACAGTCAAAGTAACAAAGAAAACACGACAAACTCATAGAATTAGCCTTCCTCAGGCAGGCTGAATTTGATCATAAAACCAGGTTCTAAACTATAGGAAATGAAGGGAAGTCGTGTTATAATGGTTAAGAATAGATTAGAAAGACTCACTCACGAAAGAGAAGAGGATACGACAATGATTAAAATTCTATTGGTCGAAGATGACCTTGGTTTATCAAATTCAGTATTTGATTTTTTAGATGATTTTGCGGACGTTATGCAGGTCTTTGACGGAGAAGAAGGTCTTTATGAAGCAGAAAGTGGCATCTATGATTTGATTTTGCTGGACCTCATGCTTCCTGA
Above is a window of Streptococcus sp. LPB0220 DNA encoding:
- a CDS encoding ABC transporter permease, whose translation is MTQFFYLLRWNYLRQKNLFLLFTLAQVLLSISLLFGYPLVIGEIDTTAAYYLSSGSVLIGIISIGCTISSPVIANAKSEGHVDYVRALPIPRILISLADLWMWMIAILPGVFISVILGYFRFSVHLNVSVLAVFILFLICLTMISLGFAIAYTFSPNIVTLMSQLILMIGLMFSPIMYPASRLPDWINHLYHVLPFVPSVKLLRACVYSHGHVSFFDFTILIIWILLTQLLILRVLYKEK
- a CDS encoding biotin transporter BioY, whose product is MKKIFPLVLISIGVAMISVLSQFTIPFGPIPLTLQTLMIGIIGTIYKPSHAFVTVCLYLLLGFLGFPVFAGGAGGASHFLGPTAGFLLFFPFRAWITSLFTNAKSSIFTIFLANLLSSALLFVSGAIGFMLVTHTDLQKAFTLVVAPFILADLIKLVIITITSKAIFASLKHHWYFK